The DNA sequence tattctctgtcctggctcccagttTGTGGAATGAACAGACTTGCTGTCCTTGCTGAAactgcttgctgtccggacagcagagtcccttgcagtcttcaaatgcagactgaagtccCATTTATTcaaggaatatttaaatgaccactgaacctgctcctatattgactaatttaaactagtacttattgtagggcattgttcattacactgatgttgtctaacaaactctagtccttattgtttattgcacttatcattttTAAGAgtgaccttatgtattttgtacctctaggcatcagcattgatccctgcatttctacagtattttagacaattggtatattggactctaacttaCTCtactgagtaaatgacaaagcagttttgtaagtcgctctggataagagcgtctgctaaatgccataaatgtaaatgtagaggGGACTGTTTAAGGATACTGTAAACAGAGGTGGCCAGCTTTATgctctcttcttttttgttcttgtaaTTGTCTTGTAACATTAAATTGTGATACAGAGACAGTAGTCAGGAAAAGCTCCCTAAGGCCGTGAGGAAGGAAGCTTGACTCAAAGGGGaagcccatcctcctctgggtgacactggatacaaacaaaataagcaacagagaacaaaagtgataataagaatgaatgaataatacaGGTCTATTGTGAGCTGCTAAAAAGCCTAGTCTGCTtttgatgagtgtgtgtctggaaCAGGAACAGCTGCACTCCCCTGTtcccacaaaacaaacagcagtttACTCTCAGTCACTCTCGGTGCCCATGAACCCCCAGATATACACCTTTACCTAGAATGAGAGGTATTTAATCAAATGCCTAGACATATAGACTGAGTCCAAGAGTTCGCTATGGTACTGTGGGGCATAGCTGGAAGACATTTATTAGAAGTATTAGCAGTAACGTGGTCCAACATTAAAACACCCGATAACATTAtgatgaaaagaaatgaaacacaaaGAATATACAAATGGGAATAAACTACAATATATGCACTGAACATAGAAATAGCCAGAAACCACAGAGTAAAGCATAACACAAGGCAAGAGTGTTATACAAGCACTGATAAGAGGCCTAATAAGAATACTTCTGTTCCAACTGGTTTAAGGGAGAGAAAGTTTCTAAAATTATAGTGTCTGATGTCTTTGACACATTTCTGATTAATAAGTtatttgtcctctggtttgCCTGAAACATGCaactgagtgtcatcagcatagcagtgaaaATAAGCGCAGAGTTTATGACTCATTTCACCCAGAAGtagcatataaaaaaaaaaaagcaggtgcCCTAGAACATAGCCCTGTGTGACCCCAAAACTAACCTTGGGGTATGCTGAAAAGTCACCATTTATGTTGACAAACTTGTAATGATCGGTTAAGTATGATCTAACCAGCATTCAGTCATTTAGACAAGGTTTGATGATATCCCAGTCAAAATTGATAAATGTTGGAGATTTGCAATAAAGCTTGGTGCAGCAGTTGACATAGAGGTAAgatgaaatgtgtttataacATAAGTAAATTTGGgggtttgtttcttattttggcctgggttgCTTCCGAACTCAAACTAGTGTATGTCACAAAGtttcaaaatgtaatgttatCTTGGTATATTTTCCCtcattgtcttttttccttcactcacacttacatacaTTATTCATGGGTTAAAATGCTCTAATCTAACAAACAAGACATACTGAAAAGTAATGCTTCACAAACCTGTTCTTTTGCAATCCTGAGTTGGCAATATGCAGCTGGCAATGTCTCCACAACAATGGGTAAATACTCAAGAGAAAGTACTGTGGGTGAAGGTGAGCAGGCACCACAACAGGGAAAGGCTTTCTGAGACTCTATAAGCTTTCCATTTTCACAGTTTAGGGTGTAGGCCTATATTCCTAGTACTTCTCCACAAATTGGACTGAAAGgataacaatgataataattattattagtagaagaattataatacaataaatagAGAATACATAGGattatagttttttttacatcctTCTCAACTCAAGGTTTTTgccaaatataaaatgttacagAAGCAGTTTATTATAGTTAAATTGTGATGCTGGCAGCACAGATGAAGCGAGAGGCAAGTCTGAGCTgaagtgttctttattttccattcgGACAATAAGGAACGAAAatccacaaacaacaaaatatgctGGTAGCAGTGCGATAAGCAGCTGGTCTCACAGCAGTAGTCCGTCAATGTGCAGCGTCCTCTCTCGGGACCTGCAGGATTAAATAGGGGAGTCAAGTTAGAACAGGTGTAATGCATTAATATGTTGGTGATTGGGAGCGTAGCAGAACAAAAGTACGGCCCCTctcaggagtgggtgtgtcctttCTGGCTGATGGCCGGCCAACTGTGACATAAATATGGTTGgattaaatggaaaaataaaatgaaaaatcaaatgCAAATCAAGAGGACAAATATTGTGCAGTACTGTGAAGTAATCATTTAAAAGACAATTATAAGACAATTTTAAAATATCCTTTCAAGTGTACCTGcagcaagaaaaacaaagtgCACAGTTAAAAGTCAAAAATATACGATATCTTAAAATCGTGCGAGGCAAAAATACAGATCTCTGGATGTCAAGTCATGGCATGAGGTTTTGGCATTAttaagaaatattattttagttGCCTTTAAAGTGCATGTTCCCTGTGTCTATGGTTCTGTAAATTACTGAAGTACAGGAGGTATGAACAGGTAATGACCCAAGAGCACAAGTTTCAAGCTTCACTCTGAGAACCAAGCCTTAAGCATGGCACAATTATGtgatcccacacacccctcacataaATTCTCTCTCCTACCATCTGGGAAGAGGCATAAAGACCCTTAAAGCCAGACTGTGCAATAGTTTCTTCCCCTATTCTATCAGACTCCTCAACTCCCAGAGAATGACAAACAGATATTGAACAAATACTGTATTCCATTTAACAATACAGTGTTCATAAATTAGTGTACTGGCTGCTGGATGCTATTAGCATATCTGTTAACCTGTCACAGTATGGTACTTTCTTTGCACATCCACGTGGTGATGTGTACTGGAtggtgctgctctacgtgtTATCTGTATTTTCaaattttttgtcttttcactgtTAACCTGTACATAGCTGAAATCAAAATAAGAAGCCTCTTGGCATTACCGAGCACAGCGCCTGcactctgtcgctctctcttgctctctctcgctctctcttgctctctctcccttcctttctctgccactctatTGTGACCCCAACACGTGGCCATGACATCCCCTGCTTTCTTTTCTGAAACGCTTAGTTGAATACAAGTGACAGCAGCATCGCTGAGATTTCACGCTTGCCACTCACCATGTGAGGAGTGCAAGCTTGTCGCACTGCAACCATATTATGTGCCATTGGATGCCACCCAGTGAGCAGAATGCAATTAACAGaatatatacagatgtatttTAGGCTGATCATTGTGTGTTTCAAACAATACACTGGAAAGCAGtggaaaatgctgtttgttccttacaaaattaacaaaacatcTGGTGGTTTTTTTGGCCATCTTGTCCTATAAACAAAGTAACCTTGTTTTCTAGTGGTAGAAAAATGCAGGGACCCAAAAACAGTAATAGAATAAATCTCACCATAATCTCCTGATGACGCCAGTGATGATCAAAGGTGTTGCTGGACCCAAAAATGCCAGGTAGAACTTCCACTGCTAACTTAAACAGATCTTAAACAGAAATCATACAAAATTTGAACAAACAGATTGAAATCCAATGAAAATTTCCTGGTCCAATTTAGAGCTCTAATcttaatacatatataaatgaaaagcTTTTGATTTTACAGTTGCATGCTCTTTTTGGGCAGGATTTGTGGATCTGTTTGATTTTCATAGTGTGGCAGAGTTTGTGGAGAGATCAAAGCTGCCTGTAATAGTAAATTGTTGAGCTTTTGTTCAGTGCACAAAATCAAACCAGCACAGCTTTAAATCCCTGTAAAAAGTCCAAAATAACTAGTTTTAATTTagaagtttatttattaaaattataaataataacttttattACCCTCTGTAAACAATAGTCTATTGCAATAGTTGTCCAGTGACATGCCAAAATAGCGAGGAAAAATGACAGGAGATATGCAAATGCATTTCAGTTGCACAGTGGCTAAATTTGTGATTTCTTcacatttgttatatatataaaatcatccAGTGTCAGAATCACCATGGCCTTCTGAGAGTTCCATCCTCCATCCTTCCTTCATGCGTACATAGCTCTGATACACAGTGTGGTCTAGGCTCCTGTTTGCAGTCTGACACACTAAAGGGTATATCTCACAAGTGTCAAGGTGTATTAATATCCAGCTTCAAACATCCCATCGGGACCTTGGTGTTAAATCAATCCAGCTTCCTTTGGGAATTTAGCTCCTTTATGCTAATAGCCTGGTCTGCCTAAATCTCAGAGCCTTATTGGTCAGGCAGCAGTTTGACACCATGACCTGGAGAGACCATGTCACAGATCCAACTATGTCATAAGACATGCAGacaataaagcaaaaatgtcaGTTGTTCCCTGTGCAGAGACAGGCCTGGTTCTTAATTTAGCCACGGTATGATAAGGGGGACCACTCTGCTCAGAAGTACAGCAGTAAAGCAGAACCTGTCGTTATGCAGGCTAATTATCCATCACACTTTGTGTATTCAAATCAGCATTGTGTAACTGAAGTCTGATATGATAATGAGCATTCCGAAATGGAAACAATTATGAATACTAAAATGAGATCACAATGCGCAGGGTGTTGATTATCATAGGAGGTTAGTTAATGCCAAGAAGCATAATCCTGGTGCACAACTGATAGTATCAGCCATACAGAACTTTAATTATGTGCTGGGTGAACAGTAGGAGACCCTgattttataaacaaaataatagcACTTCTGCTAAATCTTAGTGAATATAAAATGCCTTTTATTGTAGTAAGGCTGTCTAAAGCACTTTCACCATATCAAAAGAGAATGCATTCTTTATAAAAGAGATTTATGGAGATCCATTTCTGAGGGTCAAAAAGCCTAAATCTGGGATGACATGAAAATATGTGGGAACAATTGCCCGGAGTGTTCTGAACACTGCTTGAGTTGTTACTTTTCGAGACAGGAGGCATAAATGGGACCACAGGGGGCTAAGAGACTCCTCACTGGGGTCGTTCCAGTGTGTAAGAGACATCACACGACTGGAAAAATTGGTTGTTACAATCATCTACTATTGAACTGCACTCAGCGACCCACTCAACATGGAATGGAGTGCCTGGCTCTATCCCTCAATGATGATAACACAGAAAATCCTAGGGAAAAATTGCAGTGGTAAGCAATGAGCAAAAGGGCTATAATGAGGCAAAATGGAACTCCCAAGCTATCTTTTGTCATCATGCTTTTGCTTTGGTCTTTCTTTTATTACTGAAGCAAAGGGAGATGTAGAGAACATCAGCATTGATCAGCTAAAATTAGAGGTGTGATTCTttctgcgcacacacagacacaatgtatgtgtgtgtaattatatatatatatatatatatatatacatatatatccaaagaagattctttttaaagcaattctttgcttgcacagctaatgaaggacctctgtccaaaactgagtactttactacaattttgaatatcatATCTATCCATAGAAAGTTTTCAGGCCCTTTAAGCAGATTTTGTAATATTTCAGACCTATCCTAATCTACAGACAATACtccaaaattatttaaaaagtttatgtattttaaatttattaaaaGTATATATGAGAAGTatcatatttacagttttttttgtattatgaCACACATTTGAGCTCTGCCAGGTTACATTCTACTTCTATCAATGCTAATTAAAATGCTTCTGTAGTCTACTGAAACGTGCTTGTCATGCTTGTCTATAGAAGAATGGTATATGTCAGAGTAAAAACTAAGCCATGAGGTCAGGAGAACTGTCAGTAGACCTGCAGGACAGGCTTGCATCAAGGCACAGTTACAAGAAGCGATACAGGATACAGGTTTACAAGGAAAGTGCTGAAGAGCTGAGATACACATGTCAGTATCTTATCATTGTCAAATGGAAGAAGTGTGGAACCCCAACAGTTTTCCTTTATCTGGCCACCCAGCCAGTCTGCGTAATCAGGAAATGCTGTAAAAATGCACTAATTAGGGAAGGACGACCTTGGTCAGACAGGTAACAGGTGTTCAGCATGAAGGAGATCCAGAGTTCCTTTGTGGAGATGGAACAATCTTACAGGAAGATAACCTTGGGGTCTGTCAAATGACAAACTCTCAGACCTTAAGAGTCTGATGAAAAGATGATTGAAATATTTGGCCACAATTTTCAGGAACCAGACGCTAAGCATCATTAAAATGATCCCTCATTATGTTATGAGGATTTTTTTATGACAGAGGTATAAAGGCTAGTCAGAATAGAGGGGAAAATTCATGTAGAAACACAGAGCAGTACTGGGTGAAAACTTTTTCCACATCATGCTCAAGTCATCAGGCTTGGGTAAAAGTTTGCACTTCAATGAGACAATGACGCGAAACACATCCCCTATAAAACATCCCCTATAATGGCTTCAGGAAAACTAAATGAAAGTCCTGAAGTGGCCCAGTGAGAGTCTAAAGGGAGCATCTCTGGAGAGACTTGAAAATTGCTTTGTAATGATTCTTCCCATCCAACCTGCCTGAGACTTGAATGAACATGGGGAAACTGTGGCAGTCTGAGGCTGTGCCTCTTGTTAAATTGcctttggccaccagagggcacaAGGGCAGCGCCAAGATCATCAGGTGAAATTTGCTACACCTGTGCTTCTAGCTAATTAAGAGCAGTTCACAGGCATTCCTCTACTGAGTCGTTGCTCAGGATTCTGGAAAATGACAATGCTGGTATTTTGGGTAGCACCCTCAAGTGCAGTGTCATGGGTCTCTTTTTTAATCTCACTTCTTGAGCTTCTCCTAAAAGCCCTGAGTTGtgccttctcctctctccagttctcTCAAGCCTTTACCAGACGTTTCTCGCCCTTTGTTGGGGAAGCCAATTTTTGCCAGTTTTAATTTTCAGTTCATAGTTCTCTACCATGAGTTCTCTCAAGTCACCTCTGTGACATGCTGGTGATGAACCCAAGCAACACACTGGGGTTCTGGGATCAGTTGGTGGTTCACCTAATTTGCCCTCATCTCCCATAATTGGGTtgaattaaatattgatttggtttagatttctcttttcttcattCACTTTGCATTTAGTTAATGGACAATAATAAACTATTAACACTTCTATTTTTGACAGAATTTGAAAGCATTTTTTCCACGCCTGCCTAAAACCTTTGCACAGTGTTGCATATTTGGCATTTATATACTAACTACAAAAAAGActaaattcaaatgaacagtttTATATTACTTGGCTTCCAATTAGATACCTCAAGCCTTTGGAGGAAGATGCCACATTATTTCTAATTCCACTACAATATCATAGGCTTAGTGAATGCAGGACACTATCTCAACCTAATTAATAATATTGTAAAGTTAGGGTTTTGTAGCCATCTCCCTTTCTATCCCTACCCATCTCTGAGCAAACACAATAGCTGCCCCCATGCAGGTTAAGGTGCCAATGATGCAAGCACTCGATGGACAATAGGACAAGGATCATAAGGCCACAATGCGGAACTGGAATGAATGAAGGCCCAAGTTCAGCAGGGTGACCTCCAAAATCCTTCCTGATCTTTTCCACATGAGAACTACTGATCCTACATTATACGAGAGTGTTCTAAACTGGCAGAAAAGGGGAACCTCTGGAGCGATGCCTCATGCAGCCTGCTTAAGAGCCtaataaatggataaatgcATAGAGTAGCGCAACCGTTGTAGAGAGACCTGAAAGATCTGTGACAAAATCATCTTCCATGATGAAGGGCTTCGAGCAAggcagagggaaagaggaacGAGGCTCTCACCGTTCATGGCAGGAAAGGCAGTGCAGCTCTTCTCAGGCACATCATCAAAAAGAGCTGGAGGGGAGTTCTCTCAAATGTCAAAAGGTCCATCTCCTTAAAAGGTTCAAATAAGCACGTCAGCATGAatgccctttctctctgtcgACCTTTTCTTAAAGGAGAAACAAACTGCATCTTGAAAACTAGCTATAATttcacaaatgcaaaaaaaaaatctgttaaaaaacaagcaaaataattATAGTTTACAacaatatgtgtatatgattaccAACTTGTTTACAacaatatgtatgtatgattaccaactctctctctcatatataatatttgtgtgtgtacatatatatgtgagAGAGCTTATAACTTATAAAgcttataaatatttatacagaaatTGTACTCACAGCAATATAGTGTATTTAGAAAGAgatattttgtgatttattgatttattgtaACTGTAGCATATatatgtcacggaacgctcgcctcccgcgaggcacatggtttggccagccacgtgcagtaggagggtcatgttcgtagccacacctggacacacctgtattgtgttagtctttgtgtatttaaacttttgtcgttgtgtgcagtgttgtcggttattgttggcgtaatgtgtgaacgttaaatgtttttcttgccgttgttaaatgtaatcgtgTTTGTTCAATGGTAACCGTGTTGCATTCATTGTGtgtaacacatgtgagtgccgtcgtctttgtttcaattaaatgttcgtccatgtcgaagAGAGACTATGTGtgctgcccctcgccctgcggcactcgggccaccacacgttgCAATATACAGTCACACCCAGGAAATATAGGGCTGAATTTGAAAATCCTATTTTCTGGGAAATGAGATCAAACCAGCTGTATCAGTTATGAACCACAGATGTTGTATACACCCATGAATGAATGTATCCAGAGTGGGTTGCAGGGTGAAGAGGAGAATAGAAATCAACTTAGAGGAGGCTTGTAGACACAGGGCATTTAATGATGCTGTCCTTGGCATCTTTATTTAGATACCTGTAGACACTAATCAAGCAGAGCATCCAGAATCTCATTCCACTCTTCATTTGAATGGCTTAACATGGACCTGAATTATAAATGATCATATATGCCGCCTCAAAGTGCATCAAGTTCAAGGGTGCATGTAGAAATACTAGAGCAGCTCCAGGGGTTAGAGGCTTAAACTTTAATGTCATAGTAAGGTCCTACATCAAACTCAGAAAATAGAGACATGTGAATAATGCAGTAGGACAAAGAATTCCAAGAGCATTTTTAGGCTTGAAGTTAATAACTAAAattaatgtgtgtaaatggacacAGCTTTGGCCATATTTGTACATGTTCAGTGGGTTTTGATTCAGGGGGCTTAGCTTACACTCATTCAGTACCTGGGAGAAATACAATATAAAGTATTTCTTTCCTACTTATGTACATAACTAGTCATACTGAATCCTTAGCCAGATGCAGTGACAGTCCATCACAGCAgttaaaaatgagagaaaaatgagaattAACATCAGTTCTTAGTGATAGCTGGACACTATTCCTCATTTGAGGAAATTAGGAAAATTTCCTAATTGCATCAGAAATTAGGAAAATTTTCTCAGCTGGTTTTCTTCAAACTGATGAAAAGGGAAATTACTCAGCAATTATTCCGCTCTGACCAATATTTCTTCAATAAAGAGGGAAAGGGTCTAAACCTTGATTTAAATATCTTATAAACATCCTAATAATGCACGTTTCATGGTTTAAACAAGTAAACCACTGTCTCAAACTGTAATTTGACTGCTGTATGCGTACAGTAtacttcttaaaaaaaaattacaaaataaataaaaggctCAAAATTGAGTTAATGCATTATGCCATTTTGCAGAAGCTCTTCTGACAGCATCTGGTGCCTAATGACTCAAACCCAATTTCAAACAATTCCAGGAAAGTTTCTGCATTAACACCATAGGCTCTGTGTGTTTCCCTAGACAGCTTCCCCTTCATATACATAATGTCATTAAGCTAATGACTTTTTCCCTGGAAATAAAAGCAGTTCAAAATCTTAATGAGTTTATTTACTAAGCATGAAATAAATCCACATAAACTGGATTTTGTTCCCATTTCTACAGTTATCTGGAGTTAATGACTTGGGAATGACAATTAAACTACTCAATAACATGTATGTCTGAATATGTATTTTAGaatacaattaaattaaacGTTCAACCCTTCAGTGCTGAGCTACACAGATAAAATGTGTCATATAATTTACCTTCTTGTTTTCCACATTTGGCGCCACTGAATTCagtgtaatgttttttatttctcacaAAGTTCCCCCCAAAAAATCACCCCCAcctcaaaaaaacccccaaagtGTAAAATCAGATGAACAGTATATAAGTGATTGAAAGatcattcattttcaaatgactttaaatataaatatatttatttactttttatattCATGTGGTTGTTTTTAATGCTCCTCAAATatagcatgttttttttttgctgtaaataATGTGGGGTTTGCGGTGTCTTCTACGCAGGTTCACTCAGCAAGTAGTTTGATACTCTTATGAACTTACTTATAATATGTATTCATACGctaaaagcatttaaaacattaaaaaatgtttaaaaaattaagagTGCAGTGCTGCGggtccatttttatttatttttgattgtgcAAAAGAATGAAGCAGGAAAATAAGGCAACTCTTCTTAAGTTAAAAAGATGGGCAGAAATGTGTTGAATTTTTCAGCCATCCATAAACTAGTAAATAAAATGGGTTGCTTTAGTTTCCTGACTTGTTTCCCAGTTTATATagttccataaatgtaaaaatgcatgcatttatAGATGAACTAAGCAGCACAATACTTGAAAGCAGTCGTCACAGACTCTCTACTGCAGTCTTGTGGCCATTTGAATATACTGCTATAAACGCCATCACATAGTCTTCTTTAGTCACTATAGGTCTCAACATGCTTAATTCTAGTGCAATATGTTTGAAAGCCGTTAATCATTGTGGCTTGTGTTCCCCAGGGTCTCACTGCACCTTGTATTTGTAGAACACTGCTTAATCCtacctttttctctttttttaattgcacAGTCTTAGGGACCTTGAAATGtccattattttttttctattcatcTGGCTTTTCCTCTGACTCTGTTTTTTCCATCTCGTCTTTCAATTCTTCTTTGGCATCCTCTTTCTTGTCTTGCTCTGGTGTGATTTCGTCTTTCctctcccaccccacctcctcaccaTCATCGTCTTCTGCCTCCTCCCCAGTGTAGCCCTCTATCTGAGCAATCCGTTGCTCGAGCCCTTTCTCAGTTCTTTCATAGTCAGAGAGCAGTTTTTTCACCTTAGCCTGCATCAGCTCCATTGTGCTGTAAATCCGGTTCACGCGGTCCTCCAGATCCTTCTGGTCGGGCTTCAGGTTGACCGGGTCCAGGTCGATAAGGTCATCTTTCATGAGGATTTGTCTCCCTTTTTCCTCCAGCATCATTTTGGCCTCGGGGTACTCTGTCAGAGCTTCCATTAGGTCATCCTTCGACAAGCAAAAGAGGTCCGAATACCCGATGCTGCAGATGTTCGCTGTCCTGCGGTTACCCGCTTTGCTGCCCTTGATGTTGAGGATGCTGATCTCACCAAAGTAACTCCCATCACCCAGGACACAGAACTGTGTGATGCCATCATCTGCCACCACAGCCAGCTTGCCCTCCTTGATGATGTACATTTCTCGCCCAACGTCACCCTTGCGGCAGATGTAGTCACCAGGGCTGAACACCTGTGGTTGTAATTTAAGCACCAGCTCTAGCAGCAGACCTGCTTCACACTCTGCAAAGATTCTCACCTTCTTCAGTGTGTCCAGGTGCACATTCATGCCTATCTCTGCTCGCAGCTTGTCCGGGAGGTACCGGAGAACCTCCCTCTCATTCTGTGCCTTTTTATTAGTCCACAGATAGTCAAACCACTTGATGACACGAATCTCCAGGTCCTTGCTAACATGGCGTACTTGCATGTATTGTTTGATGTTGTCAATGCGCGCCTGGAATTGTGCCTGAGCCGCGTTCATGTTGGAGATCATGGTGGCGATGTTGCCAACAATGGTGGCAAAGATCAGAACACCTACAAGGAAGTCCATCACATGGAAAAAGAACTCTGAGTCTAGTTCGGGTGAGGGCGTCTCTCCAATAgttgtgagtgtgagggtggacCAGTAGAGGCTGAAGGAGTACTTCCTCATCAGCTTATCGAACTCCGGCTCTGTAAGCGCAGGATAGACCCAGGCATCCGAGCCAAAACCAATGGACTTGGAGAAAGAGAAGTAGAAACACGCATTCCAGTGAATAATGATAAGAATATACATGAGCAGGGTGCAGATGCGGAAGATGTTGGGATAGTTGGTCATGGTCTGGGAGCGCTCAAAGAACTCGAACATGCGGCTGATGCGCAGCAACTTGTTGATGCGGATCTCGGGGTAGTCTAGCCCCAGGGCAAAATACAGCACATCAGTGGGAATCATGGAGATGATGTCGAGTCTGAATTGAATGCTGTCCATGTAGTGCTTACGAAGGAGCATCTCATCTTTGACCAGCAACCCCTGCTCAAGATACCCTGTTTGACAGAGTGAAAAATTAAATCACTGATGcataaaagaaaagcaagtcAGTTCAGTTTGTTTGATGTTGATAAAAGATTGAAC is a window from the Electrophorus electricus isolate fEleEle1 chromosome 9, fEleEle1.pri, whole genome shotgun sequence genome containing:
- the cnga1a gene encoding cyclic nucleotide gated channel subunit alpha 1a, producing MTPVMEDPKKDNKCPCPPSSLGLQGNVFSKNSNKEEEKEEVNKEKKLPNRKKERREKKKREKKEQDSEKEKEEEKESEKIQEKVKENVKAQEKEEEREQKPEQEKEKEQEKKPKEVFVINPASSLYYHWLALITVPVMYNWTIIIARACFEELQHEYLITWFILDYICDLLYAADMAFRTRTGYLEQGLLVKDEMLLRKHYMDSIQFRLDIISMIPTDVLYFALGLDYPEIRINKLLRISRMFEFFERSQTMTNYPNIFRICTLLMYILIIIHWNACFYFSFSKSIGFGSDAWVYPALTEPEFDKLMRKYSFSLYWSTLTLTTIGETPSPELDSEFFFHVMDFLVGVLIFATIVGNIATMISNMNAAQAQFQARIDNIKQYMQVRHVSKDLEIRVIKWFDYLWTNKKAQNEREVLRYLPDKLRAEIGMNVHLDTLKKVRIFAECEAGLLLELVLKLQPQVFSPGDYICRKGDVGREMYIIKEGKLAVVADDGITQFCVLGDGSYFGEISILNIKGSKAGNRRTANICSIGYSDLFCLSKDDLMEALTEYPEAKMMLEEKGRQILMKDDLIDLDPVNLKPDQKDLEDRVNRIYSTMELMQAKVKKLLSDYERTEKGLEQRIAQIEGYTGEEAEDDDGEEVGWERKDEITPEQDKKEDAKEELKDEMEKTESEEKPDE